CCCGCGCCGCCGGAGGGCACACCGGTCCGACGGTCCCCGCCGGCTCCGAGTGGCTGCTCGCCCAGGGCGTGGCCGAGTACATGGGCCCCGGTTCGCTGCCGATGTGGGTCGTCGAGAAGGGCTGGGAGGGCTGGGCGGCGCGGAGCGGGGCGGCGGCGCGCGCGGCGGGCCTGCGCCACCGCCCCCGGGCCGAACTGCTCGCCGACACCTTGCGCTGGGAGCGTGCCCGGGGCCTGGACCGGACCAGGCGCGCGGGGCTCGGCCCCGGACGCGAACGCGAACTGCTCGACGCGCTCGCGGCCGAGGCCGGCTGAGACCGGGAGCCCGGAACTCGGCATCCGGCACCCGGCACCCGGCACCCGGCACCCGTTCGGGCTACCGCGTGCGTTCCGCCCGGTAGCCCGCGGTGGCGATCGCCGCGATGACGGCGGCCGGGTCGACGGGCCGGTCCGTATCGACGACGGTGCGGCCCGTGCGCAGGCTCGTCGCGCTGGCGACGGGCTTGGGGAACATCGGTACAGCCGTTAACGCTAAGCATTTGATCATGGTCGACGCGTCGTGATCGCCTAGCACAAGCGATCCGTTCCACGGGGACCTTCGGCCAAAGATCCACGCTCTGTCGTGGCCGGGTGGTTGGCTCCCACGCATGCCAGTGGAGTTCTTATCCGACGAGCAGGCCGCGTCGTACGGGAAGTTCAACGAGGAGCCGACTCGGCTGGAGCTGGAGCGGTTTTTCCACCTCGACGACGAGGACCGCAAGCTGATCGCGAAGCGGCGCGGGGACCACAACCGGCTCGGGTTCGCGCTGCAGATGTGCACGGTGCGCTTCATCGGCCGGTGCCTGCCGGATGGTCCACTCGATGTGCCGTGGGTGGTGATTGAGCACATCGCCGAGCAGCTCGGCATCGAGGACGTCTCGTGCGTCAAGGCGTCCACCGAGCGCAAGCCGACGGCGTACGAGCACGCGTGGGAGATCCGGGACGCCTACGAGTACCACGAGTACGACGACCCGGAGTGGGGGCGGAAGTTCCGGACGTTCCTGCACGGGCGGGCGTGGACCGCGCATTCGGAGGGGCCGAAGGCTCTCTTCGACTATGCGGTGGGCTGGCTGCGTAAGCACCGGGTGCTGCTACCTGGTGTTTCCGTGTTGGCGCGGCAGGTGTCCGAGGTCCGCGGAATCGCGGACAAGCGCCTCACACCACGGTCGCCAGGGCGGCCTGGCGGGCGGACCGGTCGCTGCCCGCCGACCTGGTGGCGCTGCTTCAGACGCCGGAGGGCAGGCGCTACTCGTACCTGGAGACCTTCCGCCGGCCGCCGACGAAGACCACCGGTACGGCGATGAAACGGGCGCTGGAGCGGGTGGACGAGATCGCCGTGTACCGGCTGGGGAGGGTGAAGCTGGACAAGCTCCCGCCGAACCGGCTTGCCGCGCTGGCCCGGTACGGCCTGGGGTCGAAGGCGACGAGCCTGGAGCGGGCGAGCGAGCCGAAGCGGACCGCGATGCTGACCGCGGTGATGCGCCACCTGGAGGCCAAGGCGATAGACGATGCGCTGGAGCTGTTCACGGTGCTGATGTCGACCAAGCTGCTCAGCACCGCGAAGCGGCTCACGAACAAGGATCGCCTCTCCACGCTGCCGCAGCTGGAGAGGGCGTCGCGCATCACGGCCCGCATCTCGAAGGTGTTCATGGAGGAGCTGGAGCACCTCGAGGAGAGCGGCAAGGCGGTGGATGCGGCCGCGATGTGGAAGGCCCTGGAGGAGGTCGCGCCGAGGGCTCAGCTGTGGAGCGCGGCCACCACGGTGGCGAGCCTGGTCCCGGAGGACGACGACTCCGCCGAGATCGCGATCCGCGAGGCCCTCGCGAACCGCTACGACACGGTGCGCCCGTTCCTGTCGCTGCTCGGCGACACCAAGATGCTCGGCGCGGCCCCGGCCGGGGAGCGGGTCCTGGCCGCGGTCAAGGGCCTGCCCGCGCTCAGCCGGCGCCAGGTGACGAAGAAGCCGCTGCTGAAGCGGGAGGGCGACGACAAGGTCGTGCCGCCGTACTGGCGCAAGGCGGTGTACGCGAACAAGGACCTGCCGCAGGGCGCGGTGGACCGCGACGCGTATGTGGTGTGCGTGCTGGAGCAGCTGTACCGGGCGCTGGTCAGCCGCGCCATCTTCGCTTCCCCCTCGCACCGCTTCTCCAACCCGCGGGCCCGGCTGCTGGACGGCAAGCCGTGGTTGGCGGTGCGCGAGGAGGTACTGGCGGGCCTGAGCCTAGAGGCGCCCGTCGAGGAGCATCTGGCGGAGCTGCTGTTCGAGGTGCACTCCTGGACCGGGTTTCTGGATGCCTTCGTGCACCTGGGCGACGGCAAGACGCGCATGAAGGACCTCACCACCTCGGTCGTCGCGCTCCTGGTGAGCGAGGCGTGCAACATCGGCATGACCCCGGTGACCAACCCCGGTCACGAGGCGCTGACCCGCTCCCGCCTCGTCCACGTCGACCAGTACTATCTGCGCGCGGACACCATCGCCGCGGCCAACGCCGCCCTGATCGAGGCTCAGGCGAAGGTGCCGATCGTGAAGTTCTGGGGCAACGGGCTGCTCGCCTCCGTCGACGGTCTGCGCTTCGTCGTCCCGGTCCGCTCCATCAGCACCGCCCCGAACCCGAAGTACTTCGGCTTCAAACGCGGCATCACCTGGCTGAACGCCGTCAACGACCAGGTCTTCGGCATCGGGCAGATGGTCGTCCCGGGCACGCCGCGGGACTCGCTGCACACCCTGGACGCCCTGCTGAACCTTGACGGCGGGGTGAAGCCGGAGATGGTCGCCACCGACAACGCCTCCTACAGCGACATGGTGTTCGGCCTGTTCAAGATCCTGGGCTACAACTTCTCTCCGCGGTTCAAGGACCTGGACGACCAACGGTTCTGGCGGGCGGAGATGGACGGGATCGAGACCGGCGCCTACGGGCCGCTGGGCGATCTTGCCCGCGACAACAAGGTGAACCTGAAGAAGGTGACCGCAGAGTGGGAGGAGATGCTGAAGGTGACCGGCTCCCTGGTCACCAATCAGGTGCGGGCCTACGACCTGCTGCGGATGTTCGGCAACCATGGACGGCCCACGACGCTGGGGCAGGCGTTCGCCGAGTACGGGCGGATCGCCAAGACCCTGCACCTGCTCCAGGTCGTCGACCCGGTCGGTGACACCTACCGGCGGCAGATGGGCAAGCAGCTGTCCGTCCAGGAGTCCCGCCACACCCTCGCCCGGGACATCTGCCACGGCAAGCACGGCACCATCCACCAGGCATACCGGGACGGCATGGAAGACCAACTAGGGTCGCTGGGACTGGTATTGAACGCCGTCGTGCTCCGGACCACGAAGTACATCGACGCCGCGGTCGCCCAGCTGCGCGCCAAGGGCCATGAGATCAGCGATGATGATGTCGCCCGCCTCTCCCCGTTGAAGTTCAAGAACCTCAACGTCCTGGGCCGCTACAGCTTCACCCCCTCCACCCCACCCCAGGGCCTGCGCCCGCTGCGCGACCCCGACGCTCCCGAACTCGACGACGACGAGGACGAGTGGGCACCCTCGGAGGCCAGATCGGCCCCGGCGCCGCCCCACGGGGGGGAGGGCGGCACCCGGGCCGACGGTTCCATCACCCTAGCCGGATCGCTCACCGGCCCTGGGAGAGGCTGTACAGCTCAGCGTAGATTCCGCCGACGTCAGTCGCGGCCGAACAGCTGTACCCAGGAGCGGCTGGTGAAGCGCCAGCCGACGTCGGTTCGGACGAAGCAGTCGTGGTCCTCGCCGACCACCCATGGCGTGCTGGTCGTGCGGCCGTTGGCGTCCTGGAGGAAGACCGTGAGAACGGTCGTGCCCTCAGCGGTGTCGCGGCCCTCGGCATCGGTGCCAGTGGCGACAAAGCGCATATTCGATACCAGGTGCCGGATGCCGGGGTACGGGTTCGTCATGTCGAGGTTCTCGCCCCAGAGGCGGATCTCGTCGCGGCCCTTGAAGGGCTGGCCCACCACCAGCTCGCCGTCGGCGGTGAACAGTTCGTGCAGCGTCTTGGCCTCGCCGAGGTCGACGCGCCAAGCGCTCTCGGTGACCAGCCGGGACAACTGTGCATGGTCCCGGTCGGACACCAGGCCCGGCAGGAATGCGCCGGCCGCGGGGCTGTCCACGGACGCTTGCTCGGCGCTTTGCTCAATGTTCTGCTCAGTCATGATTCTCACCAGCTCTGCTCGGCGGCGCGTACCAGCATTTCGTTGACTGCGACTCGACGGTCGCGGGTGACCATGTACGCGATGGCGTCGGCGATGTCCTGGGGCCGGAGCATCTCCATGCCCTCGATCATCTTCGCGACGCTATCGCGGACGCCTTCACGCTGGTGCGAGGCCAGTTCGGTGTCGACGGTGCCGGGTTCGACGACGCCGACGCGGACACGCCGGGGCTGGAGCTCCTGGCGCAGGGACTCGGAGAACGCGGTGACGCCGAATTTGGTCAGGCTGTAGACGGCCGTCCCCGGTCGGGCCACCCGGCCCGCAGTGGAGCTGACGGTGACCAGGTCGGCGACCCCGCGTGGGCCGTCCTGCGCGGCGTCGATGAGATGTGGCAGTGCAGCCCGAGTCATGTGCAGCAAGCCTTCGACGTTGACCGCGAGCATGCGCTCCCACTCGACGTCGGGAGCGTCGGCGACCGGGCCGGTGTACATGGTCCCGGCGTTGTTGACCAGGATGTCGAGGCGGCCGAGCTCGGCCACCGTGCGCTCGACCGCGGCCCGGGCCTGTTCCGGGTCGGTGATGTCGGCGTCCAGCACGAGCGCCGTCGCACCGTCAGCGCGCAGGTGCTCGGCCAGTTCGGTGAGCCGGTCCACGCGACGGGCCAGCACGGCCACCGCGGCGCCCTGGGCGGCCAGGGCGCGCGCCGTCGCCTCGCCGATGCCGCTGCTCGCGCCGGTGACAAGCGCCACTGTCCCCTGGAGTGTGCGCTCGCGGGTCTCCTCCATGGTGCACGTCCTCGTTTCGCTACGATGGTTAAGCGGAGCATGGTCCGCTTAATGTCGAGAGTAAGCGGACGGTGCTCCGCTTGCAAATGGAAGGAGACTCGCATGGCCGACGAGACCGGGAAGAACCTGCGTGCCGATGCGCGCCTGAACCAGGACCGCGTGCTCGAAGCGGCTGTGCGCGCCTTCGCCCGCGACGGTGTCGACGCCTCGCTGCGGTCGATCGCCAAGGACGCCGGCGTCGGCATCGGCACGCTCTATCGCCGATTCCCGACCCGCGAGCATCTCGTGTGGGAGGTGTACCGGAGCGAGGTGGACCAGATCAGCGCCGCCGTCGGACCGCTGCTGGCCGCACAACCGCCAGCGCGGGCGCTGCGCGCGTGGATGGAGAGCTTCCTCGATTTCCTCACCGTCAAGCAAGGAATGGCGCGCGCACTCAAAGCCGCCCTCGAGAGCGACGAAGGCCAGCGGCTGCACACCCGGGCCCTCATCACCGGCGCGCTCGCGACCCTCGTGGAAGCGGGAGCCGCAGACGGCACGATCCGGGCAGACGCCAACCCTCTCGACGTGATGATGGCGCTCGGAGGGATCTCACTGATCGCCGGAGACGCCGACCAGCGCGGGCAGGCCACACGCTTGCTCGACCTGCTCATGGACGGCCTGCGGCCGCAGGCCGCCGACATCGGCGAGCGCGAGAGGCGGCCGACTTGAGGCAGATCCGCACGGATCTGCCCAAACAACGACGAGCGACTCTCACAGACGGTCCTTTGCCCGAGCAAGATCGAATAGAGGTACTCGGAGACCACCGAATCCCGGATTGTGTCGCAGAAGCCGTTCTCACTCAAAAGTGGCAGGAGTGGGGTTCTGCGACTTGCGTTGTGCGAAAATCCAGGGTCCTGACGGACCCTCAAGAGCCTTCCCCGCCCGCCGGGTCAGAAGCCGATCTCGTCGAACGCCATCCGTGCCCCAAGTGCAAGGCGGCTCCCGGATCGCCGTGCCGCTCACGGTCCGGCGCGGTCGCCTCCGCCTACCACACGGGCCGCTTCACGAAGGTGCCGAAGCTCGCGAAGGAACTGCGGGTGCAGACGACGGCCGACCGCGGACCGGGTCAGCCGTGGCGGCCCGGGGCTCCGGTGCCCGCGGCCGTTGACCCGGACCTGCCGAGCGCGGACATCCGCATCGGCTACGCCCGATAGCCCGGCATGAGACGTGTCCATGCGAGACCGTCTCGCCCGTGCTCGAGGGCTGCTCCTCGGATGGTCAGCGTCGCAGCAGCGGGTTGTGTCTCACTCCGATCCCGACTCGGAGGCGTCTGTCATCGGCTCGTCGTTGTTCTGTTCGTCCAGGGCCGCGAAGGCGTCAATCGCCCGAGCGATAGCCTCGTCGAACTCGGCCTGGCGTGCGGCGGCCGCCTGCACATCGATCCCGGTTCGTACATCCTTGTCAGGTCTGCGGGTCGGTGCGCCCAGCCGCAGCTCCGTCGGGAACGGCGGCAGGCCAGCCAGCAGAGTCGCCAAGCCCGGGTCCTCCAAAGCGGCGAGGGACTCCAACTCCGTCGTCTTGCCGAGAATCCGCCGCAGCTCGATCTCAATGACCCCCAGGTCGAGTGTCTCGCCGGCCACCTCGACGACCCAGCCGCTGTCAACTCTCCGCATCGGCGGTGGTGGAAAGTTCGGCAGTCCACCAGCTTCCACTTCTTCGGCCGTGAAGCGGGGCTGCTCGCCAGTCCACGCGTCAAGGCGCTCGTCGAAATGTTCGCTGGCGTCCCGGACCTTCCGGTCCAGGAGAGGTGATGCGTCGTCCACCCCCAGTAGAGCGCGCAGGCATTCCCCGCGGTACTTGCGCCGGTCGTACGCATCCTGTTTGGGTCCGGCCTTCTTCGGCCGGCCATTGTCCAAGCCGACGGGCTTGAGCATCTTCGAGACCTTGGCGCTGAACATCAGAAAGGTCTCCAACGGGATCCAGACCAGCGGGTCCGGCGGCGTTTGCCCTGCCCGCGTTCGGATCTCCAGGAGCGCGACCTGCGCGTATCGGATGTCTCGTGCCAGCCAGGTCAGGTAAACCCGCTGAGCCCACTCGTCCCAGATCAATTTCTCAGTCACAGCGACCATCCTCCACACGCTCGGTGCTCGACGGCATTCGATTTGCGTCGCCGGACGCTGACAGGTCCTATCTGCTTGGCAGCACGCGGACCCTGGTCTCCGTGGTGGACGCCAGTTCCCGCCGCAAGGCGGTGATCTCGTCGTGCTGGGCGGCGAGGCGGGAGAGCGCCTGTGCTCGGAAGTTTTGGAGATCACCGACTTCGGTGTTCCTCCTGGCAAGACGTTCGCGCAGGCTGGCGACCTCGGCCTTAAGCCGGTCGATCTGGGCGAGGCGTGGGTCGGGACGATGTCCGGCAACCTGGGCAGCGGTCCGCTGGCGATCGAACTCGGCTTTCAGATGCGGGTAGGCGCGGTAGAGGGTCGCTCGTGGCACTCCCGCGAGGGTGCACAGGCTCTTGACGTCGCACTTCAGGCCGTCTGGGACGGGTCCGGCAAGGAGCTGTTGCATTGCTGCCCGGATCCTGGCCTCGGCTTCGTTCTGGCGTTCCTGCGTCATCTCTCAGGTTCCTCCTCAGTGTGTCCGGCGGTGTCGATCTCGGCGACGATGCGGGTGGCGCGATCGAACGCGGCCTGGGCTCGTGCCCGTTCAGGCTTGGAGAGTCTGAGGTTGCCCAAGAAGACGGCCTGGGTGTTCTCGGCATGGTCGGCCCAGATCTGCCGGTGCTGGGAGTGATGGGTGGCCTGCGGGCAGCGCGCCGAGTCACACATCCCCATGAGGGGTTCACCGGCGTCCGGGGTGCCGGCGAGCTTCAGGCACAAAGCCTTCCCCGGATCGGAGAACCAGAAGTAGTTACCGACACCGAGGTGCAGGGTCTTCGCCTTCGCCTTGAGGACACGCTCGACGCGCCGGTCGTCGATGACGGTGACCGGCCCGGCGTCGTGCCGTGCCAGGATCTGGTCGACGGTCTTGAAGGCGGTGATGAGGTCGCGGGCGCCCTGGCCGCTGGGCAGGATGCCGCGCTGGTAGTCCTCGTAGGCGGCGACGGTCAGCCGCAGGTGTTCGGCTTCTTCCTCGGCGGCGAAGGCGGCCTGGTGTCCGCCGGGGCGGGCGGCATAGCCCTCGGCCGTGGCGACGCTGACGTGCTTGAGGTGCAGTTTCACGGCCATCAGGCCGTGCGGGCGCTGGGCGATGGCCATCGCAAGCGTGCGCTGCAGCGCTCGGGGGTTGACCGGGCCGCCGGGGAGGGGCTCCAGGCCGAGCCGCTGTCCGTACTCGCCGTTCACCCATGTGCGCAGGGCGGTGTAGCGGCTGTTGCTGTTGTTGGACGCCTTGGTGAACAACCGCTCGCCCGGGGCGGCGCCGGTGAGGGCTTCGGCGGTGGCGATGGCTCGGTGCACGTCTTCGGTAACCACCCACACGTCCTCGGTCCCGCCGAACGCCTCACCCTTGATCCGACGGGAGACCAAGCGGTAGCGGGTGCCGCCGCGGGGCCGTGCTTCCTGCCGGTGGCAGCCGCTCGCCAGTTCCGCCAGCTCCGAGGAACGCATCCCGGAAAGCGCCGAGGTGAGGAAGTAGGCAGCCGAGGTGACGGCATGGACCGTGGCGTCCAGTTGGTGCCGGGCCATCGGCAGGGCCCAGGGCACCGGTGTGCCGTCATCGTGCCGGGACACCGGGGCCGCATCGCGGCACCAGGGCTGCTCAAGGCCGCACTCGCTCACCCACCGTTCCAGCTCGGGACGGAGAGTCTCCAGGTCCCTGCGGTGCCCCATGGCCCCCGCCGCCTGAACGACGAGCGGATGCCACGACATGTTCAGGAGCGGGTCGCCCGGGTCCCATTCACGCTTCAAGCGCTGAGTGACGGTCGCTTCAGCGGCCCGTGCAGCTGGAAGCCCGGTCTCTCGCCGTCGCTCGATGACCTCGCGCAGGCCATCGACCTCAGTGACCAGCAGGCCCCGCCGCGAGGCGGCCTCATGTTGGTCGGCGGCGCGGGCCGCGGCCGCCTCGGCCACCAGCTGTGGGCCGATTGTCTCCAGCAAGTACAGACAGTTCGCCAGCAGAGGCCGCAGCAGGAGGTCCGGGACCGGCGGCACCCGGTTCTCGTCACTGCGCACATATCCCGTGACCTCGTCCGCGCTGCGGCCCGGCCACGGGGCGAAGCCCGGCTGGTAGCAGTCGCTGAGGATCTCTGCATAGAGGACGAGGAACTGCGGGATGCGGACCATCGCCACCGTGGTCGCGGGCGACAGAAGCCGGTCAGGGTCGGTGGCACTGCGCGAGGCAGCCGCGAGATAGGCGTCGCAGTGATGCTGGCGGACCT
This genomic interval from Streptomyces sp. NBC_00193 contains the following:
- a CDS encoding nuclear transport factor 2 family protein: MTEQNIEQSAEQASVDSPAAGAFLPGLVSDRDHAQLSRLVTESAWRVDLGEAKTLHELFTADGELVVGQPFKGRDEIRLWGENLDMTNPYPGIRHLVSNMRFVATGTDAEGRDTAEGTTVLTVFLQDANGRTTSTPWVVGEDHDCFVRTDVGWRFTSRSWVQLFGRD
- a CDS encoding SDR family NAD(P)-dependent oxidoreductase; this translates as MEETRERTLQGTVALVTGASSGIGEATARALAAQGAAVAVLARRVDRLTELAEHLRADGATALVLDADITDPEQARAAVERTVAELGRLDILVNNAGTMYTGPVADAPDVEWERMLAVNVEGLLHMTRAALPHLIDAAQDGPRGVADLVTVSSTAGRVARPGTAVYSLTKFGVTAFSESLRQELQPRRVRVGVVEPGTVDTELASHQREGVRDSVAKMIEGMEMLRPQDIADAIAYMVTRDRRVAVNEMLVRAAEQSW
- a CDS encoding TetR/AcrR family transcriptional regulator, coding for MADETGKNLRADARLNQDRVLEAAVRAFARDGVDASLRSIAKDAGVGIGTLYRRFPTREHLVWEVYRSEVDQISAAVGPLLAAQPPARALRAWMESFLDFLTVKQGMARALKAALESDEGQRLHTRALITGALATLVEAGAADGTIRADANPLDVMMALGGISLIAGDADQRGQATRLLDLLMDGLRPQAADIGERERRPT
- a CDS encoding integrase, with amino-acid sequence MTTAHASSPALAGRRPFHGLPVIETAGLRREPGSPRPVFDQDVWDLTGLADAPVVMSAHRKILDFTAIINPRWRQVAREYLMARLTPLHPDVAVLPQAFRTPLNPNSLWSELKHMALWFNHLTAVGVTSLSQVRQHHCDAYLAAASRSATDPDRLLSPATTVAMVRIPQFLVLYAEILSDCYQPGFAPWPGRSADEVTGYVRSDENRVPPVPDLLLRPLLANCLYLLETIGPQLVAEAAAARAADQHEAASRRGLLVTEVDGLREVIERRRETGLPAARAAEATVTQRLKREWDPGDPLLNMSWHPLVVQAAGAMGHRRDLETLRPELERWVSECGLEQPWCRDAAPVSRHDDGTPVPWALPMARHQLDATVHAVTSAAYFLTSALSGMRSSELAELASGCHRQEARPRGGTRYRLVSRRIKGEAFGGTEDVWVVTEDVHRAIATAEALTGAAPGERLFTKASNNSNSRYTALRTWVNGEYGQRLGLEPLPGGPVNPRALQRTLAMAIAQRPHGLMAVKLHLKHVSVATAEGYAARPGGHQAAFAAEEEAEHLRLTVAAYEDYQRGILPSGQGARDLITAFKTVDQILARHDAGPVTVIDDRRVERVLKAKAKTLHLGVGNYFWFSDPGKALCLKLAGTPDAGEPLMGMCDSARCPQATHHSQHRQIWADHAENTQAVFLGNLRLSKPERARAQAAFDRATRIVAEIDTAGHTEEEPER